One Fuerstiella marisgermanici DNA window includes the following coding sequences:
- a CDS encoding zf-TFIIB domain-containing protein, with product MAGRDYLQCEYCRSLVFTTGNPLTIDRITPMGEELDAECPTCAKPLLTGQLEDRRVLYCGGCYGMLLKNEDFAAVTRLRRARREGCEAEPAKPLDTQEYERQLDCPNCHSRMEVHPFYGPGNIVMDSCSRCQFVWLDHGELRTIECSEGGRIPEPTPMYVNADGDVTMIPPPSASIGAGAPRKHGMYNESNPLAALADLLFGF from the coding sequence GTGGCTGGCCGAGATTACCTGCAATGTGAGTACTGCCGTTCGCTTGTCTTCACAACGGGCAACCCGCTCACAATCGACCGCATCACTCCGATGGGGGAAGAACTGGACGCCGAATGTCCGACATGCGCAAAGCCGCTGCTGACCGGGCAGCTGGAAGATCGCCGCGTGCTGTATTGCGGCGGGTGCTACGGCATGTTGCTGAAAAACGAAGATTTCGCCGCGGTCACTCGACTTCGCAGAGCTCGCCGCGAAGGTTGCGAAGCTGAGCCGGCGAAGCCGCTGGACACGCAGGAATACGAACGTCAGCTCGACTGTCCCAACTGCCACTCGCGGATGGAGGTTCACCCTTTCTACGGTCCGGGCAATATTGTGATGGATTCATGCAGCCGGTGTCAGTTTGTATGGCTGGATCACGGCGAACTCCGCACGATCGAATGTTCGGAAGGTGGCCGAATCCCCGAACCAACGCCGATGTACGTGAACGCCGATGGCGATGTCACCATGATTCCTCCACCATCGGCGTCAATCGGGGCAGGTGCGCCTCGGAAGCACGGGATGTATAACGAAAGCAATCCTCTGGCCGCATTGGCGGATTTGCTGTTCGGCTTCTAA
- a CDS encoding glutamine amidotransferase — MISFMLAAIVVGDRSWIGPTVAVAAVGILLALWVSRHRRAMLGIATACRIIGWLLICACLVNPLWSSARPRRGANVLAVVTDVSRSHLVTTSGDKTRADVLRQALNSGERSEPNGWINRIDQDFELQRYAVSDRLERVESFEDTDFDRPASNLCSALEQLQQRFAGQPLAGIVLLSDGNATDEFASLDELKTLAPVYPVIVNDDSKAADVAIGAVTVNQTAFDDAPVTIQVRTRHTNLNGQKVQLTLLDQDGVPLESKIQTAGDESAVRFEARPETGGTVFYTVKAALLDKNEEPIETEATTVNNERLIAVDRGSDKRRVLYVSGRPNWEYKFLRRAVETDPQTELVGLIRIAKKEAKFDFRGHEGESSNSLFRGFDETEQELAEEFDEPVSVRLGTKDETELEGGFPEKAEELFGYDALILDDIESEFFTADQLQLIYEFVSKRGGGFLMMGGQESFRQGEYDRTPVGELLPVDLHRELPGPNGPVQLSLTREGWLQPWVRLRSDEDAERLRVTQMPGFVTLNAASFIRPGAVVMAKVADNAGNEFPALVTQRFGRGRSAALCVGDLWRWRMNEGRRRLQEFSLQARNPLDQPIAAGEDPEEDLNDHARACRQMVRWLVGDVPKRLDVSIKPQPALGLGTVKLVADLKGRDFELREDADVRFVVTKPDGSKVEIAGEPAEDEIGRFEVVMSAVDPGAYTAEVTATVNDPETEPEELTGTIGWASQPDQEEMASVNVNSRFLNDIATATEGRVVSIDDLDSFVDDLSHTDAPLVEVWSWPMWHQWWVFVAAVGCFVTDWTLRRRQGLP; from the coding sequence GTGATCAGTTTCATGCTCGCTGCCATCGTCGTCGGTGACCGTTCATGGATTGGGCCAACGGTTGCCGTTGCTGCCGTCGGAATCCTGCTTGCGCTGTGGGTAAGCCGACACCGTCGGGCCATGTTGGGAATCGCCACGGCCTGCCGCATCATCGGCTGGCTGCTGATCTGTGCGTGTCTTGTCAATCCGCTGTGGAGTTCTGCTCGACCACGGCGAGGAGCGAACGTGTTGGCTGTTGTGACGGACGTCAGCCGCAGCCATCTGGTCACGACGTCCGGCGACAAAACGCGAGCCGACGTGTTGCGACAGGCTCTTAATTCCGGGGAACGCAGCGAACCGAATGGCTGGATCAATCGTATCGATCAGGATTTTGAATTGCAGCGTTACGCCGTCAGTGATCGTCTGGAACGAGTCGAATCGTTTGAAGACACTGACTTTGATCGCCCGGCATCGAACTTGTGCTCAGCTTTGGAGCAATTGCAACAGCGGTTTGCGGGACAGCCGCTGGCGGGCATTGTGCTGCTGTCCGACGGCAACGCGACCGACGAATTCGCTTCGCTGGATGAGTTGAAGACCTTGGCGCCGGTTTACCCCGTGATCGTCAACGATGATTCCAAAGCGGCCGATGTCGCGATCGGGGCTGTCACGGTGAACCAAACGGCCTTCGATGACGCTCCGGTCACGATTCAGGTACGCACCAGACACACAAACCTGAACGGGCAAAAAGTGCAGCTCACATTGCTGGACCAGGACGGCGTTCCGCTGGAATCCAAAATTCAGACCGCAGGTGATGAATCAGCCGTACGGTTTGAAGCTCGACCTGAAACCGGCGGTACCGTGTTCTACACCGTCAAGGCTGCATTGCTGGATAAAAATGAGGAACCGATCGAAACCGAAGCAACAACCGTTAACAACGAACGCTTGATTGCGGTCGATCGTGGTAGCGACAAGCGGCGAGTTCTTTACGTGTCTGGGCGTCCCAACTGGGAATACAAGTTTCTGCGGCGAGCCGTCGAAACGGATCCTCAGACGGAACTTGTGGGGCTGATCCGCATCGCGAAAAAGGAAGCCAAATTCGATTTTCGCGGACACGAAGGCGAGAGTTCCAATTCACTGTTTCGAGGCTTCGATGAAACCGAACAGGAACTCGCGGAAGAATTTGACGAACCGGTATCGGTGCGTTTGGGAACGAAAGACGAAACCGAACTGGAAGGCGGATTCCCTGAAAAAGCAGAAGAATTGTTCGGCTACGATGCCCTCATCCTTGACGACATCGAAAGCGAATTCTTTACAGCCGATCAACTGCAACTGATCTACGAGTTCGTTTCCAAACGTGGCGGCGGCTTCCTGATGATGGGCGGCCAGGAATCGTTTCGACAGGGCGAATACGATCGCACTCCGGTGGGGGAACTGCTGCCCGTCGACCTGCATCGCGAGCTGCCCGGGCCAAATGGTCCGGTGCAGTTAAGCCTCACGCGAGAAGGCTGGTTGCAACCTTGGGTGCGACTGCGATCTGATGAAGACGCCGAACGTCTGCGAGTCACTCAAATGCCGGGCTTTGTGACACTAAACGCGGCCAGCTTTATCCGCCCTGGCGCCGTCGTGATGGCCAAAGTGGCCGACAATGCGGGCAACGAGTTTCCAGCGTTGGTGACTCAGCGTTTTGGCCGAGGTCGCAGTGCTGCATTGTGCGTGGGCGACCTGTGGCGGTGGCGAATGAACGAAGGCCGCCGACGGCTGCAGGAATTTTCGTTGCAGGCGCGCAATCCTCTTGACCAACCCATTGCGGCAGGCGAAGACCCGGAAGAAGATCTCAACGATCATGCACGAGCCTGTCGTCAGATGGTGCGCTGGCTGGTCGGCGATGTCCCCAAGCGGTTGGACGTTTCTATCAAACCGCAACCGGCACTCGGGTTGGGAACGGTAAAACTGGTTGCCGATCTAAAAGGCCGAGACTTTGAACTTCGCGAAGACGCGGACGTACGGTTTGTCGTCACGAAACCCGATGGTTCGAAGGTGGAAATCGCGGGCGAACCTGCCGAGGATGAAATTGGGAGGTTTGAAGTCGTGATGTCCGCTGTCGATCCTGGCGCCTACACGGCAGAAGTGACCGCCACGGTGAACGATCCGGAAACCGAACCGGAAGAACTCACGGGAACAATTGGTTGGGCCAGTCAGCCGGATCAGGAAGAAATGGCGTCCGTCAATGTGAACAGCCGATTCCTGAATGACATCGCCACGGCGACCGAAGGCCGAGTTGTTTCCATCGACGACCTGGATTCGTTCGTCGACGACTTGTCTCATACCGATGCGCCGCTGGTGGAAGTGTGGTCGTGGCCAATGTGGCATCAGTGGTGGGTGTTCGTGGCGGCCGTTGGTTGTTTTGTGACGGACTGGACGCTGAGAAGACGGCAGGGCCTGCCCTGA
- a CDS encoding TlpA family protein disulfide reductase, with amino-acid sequence MSQLFNTRILMLVTASMCLAIAVPTAFAQETKPADKKTDAKTEAKSEAATKEDAAESPLFEVPEDGSVEELFDFISKVKRTRSKGRARAEQIEHLKLQIAAIVKACEKIREADPGDDQEVKAISEQWDALTALKMYATETGTPQLKAFMDDLNADKRPQIKKLIAKKELLAKAATVSRMSAEERDAFLDELFAMIDEDGLDRATYSVAHGIGRSMGSSDTPEVGAKLYERLAMAMEKSDDPEFAARAEKTRGAARRLRLPGEFMELTGTTAEGEPFDWSAYRGKVVLVDFWASWCGPCRAEIPNMKTQLENYGDKGFAIVGINLDQTKERYQQYVDKEELTWTNLMSDKEDEMGWDNPIATHYGISGIPTAILVDKDGKVVSMRARGGELNAQLEKLLGPVEKPDADEKEDAEESS; translated from the coding sequence ATGAGTCAGCTCTTCAACACACGCATACTGATGCTGGTGACAGCCAGTATGTGCCTTGCTATTGCTGTTCCCACAGCGTTTGCTCAGGAAACGAAACCGGCCGATAAAAAGACAGACGCTAAGACGGAAGCTAAGTCGGAAGCGGCCACGAAAGAGGACGCGGCCGAGAGTCCTCTGTTTGAAGTGCCGGAAGATGGTTCGGTCGAAGAGTTGTTCGACTTTATTAGCAAAGTGAAACGGACTCGGTCCAAAGGCAGAGCGAGGGCCGAACAGATTGAGCACCTGAAATTGCAGATTGCAGCGATCGTCAAAGCCTGCGAAAAAATTCGTGAGGCGGATCCCGGCGACGATCAGGAAGTCAAGGCCATCAGCGAACAATGGGATGCTCTGACGGCGTTGAAAATGTACGCTACAGAAACGGGGACACCGCAGTTGAAGGCTTTCATGGATGATCTGAACGCTGACAAACGACCGCAGATTAAAAAACTTATCGCTAAAAAAGAGCTGCTGGCGAAAGCCGCCACTGTTTCCAGAATGTCAGCAGAGGAGCGTGATGCGTTCCTTGATGAATTGTTTGCGATGATTGATGAAGACGGTTTGGACCGGGCGACTTACAGCGTTGCACATGGCATTGGCAGAAGCATGGGCTCCAGCGACACACCTGAAGTCGGCGCGAAACTGTACGAACGTTTGGCGATGGCGATGGAAAAATCTGACGATCCTGAATTTGCAGCACGAGCGGAAAAAACGCGAGGAGCCGCAAGGCGGTTACGCTTGCCGGGTGAGTTTATGGAGTTGACGGGTACGACAGCTGAAGGCGAGCCATTCGATTGGTCAGCGTATCGCGGCAAAGTCGTGCTGGTTGACTTCTGGGCCAGCTGGTGTGGGCCGTGTCGAGCGGAAATCCCTAACATGAAGACTCAACTGGAAAATTATGGCGACAAAGGCTTTGCCATCGTCGGCATCAACCTTGATCAAACAAAAGAGAGATATCAGCAGTATGTCGACAAGGAAGAGCTGACATGGACGAACCTGATGAGCGACAAAGAAGACGAAATGGGCTGGGACAACCCGATTGCAACTCACTACGGCATCAGCGGAATCCCAACAGCCATTCTGGTCGACAAGGATGGCAAGGTTGTGTCTATGCGAGCTCGCGGCGGCGAACTGAATGCGCAGCTGGAAAAACTGTTGGGGCCTGTTGAAAAACCCGATGCAGACGAGAAAGAGGACGCGGAGGAATCATCATAG
- a CDS encoding NAD-dependent epimerase/dehydratase family protein gives MKVAITGATGFLGRYLVRKMHDVGNECRCWYRSENNLYEPAASDNVLEWTPGELGDQAACEELLKGCDAVVHSGLHRNGESFRGGEGDITEFVQKNVVGTIQLIEAARNAGIQKFVFISTCAVHEKILDDRPLDETHPLWMTTHYGAYKAAIEQFVHSYGFGVGFPICALRPTGIYGLHHQPHRSKWFGMVKRIANGETVECNGGGKEVHAADVAEAVDLLLHSTDNAGEVYSCYDSYVSQYDVATIAKELSGSDSEIVGEQARPKHDIVSDKIKGLGMQFGGEELLRLTIGELVAAAKG, from the coding sequence ATGAAAGTTGCAATCACCGGAGCCACCGGGTTTCTGGGACGTTACCTCGTCCGCAAGATGCACGACGTCGGAAACGAATGCCGCTGCTGGTATCGCTCGGAAAACAATCTATATGAACCGGCTGCCAGTGACAACGTGTTGGAATGGACTCCGGGGGAACTCGGCGACCAGGCGGCCTGCGAAGAATTACTGAAGGGATGCGACGCGGTTGTGCATTCCGGGCTGCATCGCAATGGCGAATCGTTTCGCGGCGGCGAAGGCGATATTACTGAGTTCGTGCAGAAGAATGTGGTTGGCACGATTCAATTGATTGAGGCGGCTCGCAACGCAGGCATTCAGAAGTTTGTCTTCATCTCCACCTGTGCCGTGCATGAAAAAATCCTTGACGACCGGCCGCTGGATGAAACTCACCCGCTATGGATGACAACTCATTATGGAGCCTACAAAGCGGCGATTGAACAGTTCGTCCACAGCTACGGTTTCGGCGTTGGGTTTCCAATCTGTGCTTTGCGGCCGACTGGAATCTATGGGCTACATCACCAGCCTCACCGCAGCAAGTGGTTTGGAATGGTCAAGCGAATTGCGAACGGTGAGACCGTCGAATGCAACGGCGGCGGGAAAGAAGTTCACGCGGCAGACGTTGCTGAGGCGGTCGACCTGCTTCTGCATTCGACCGACAACGCCGGAGAAGTCTACAGCTGCTATGACAGCTACGTGTCTCAGTACGACGTTGCGACAATCGCGAAGGAACTGTCCGGTTCCGACTCAGAAATCGTGGGTGAGCAGGCGCGACCGAAACACGACATTGTGAGTGACAAGATTAAGGGGCTGGGAATGCAGTTTGGCGGCGAAGAGTTGCTGCGGCTGACGATTGGCGAACTGGTGGCCGCGGCGAAGGGCTGA
- a CDS encoding rhodanese-like domain-containing protein, whose amino-acid sequence MEVTCSTVKAKLDAGEEFVFIDCREQDEYDTVKIEGATLLPMSQIQERVTELTQHKDSDIIIHCHHGGRSLQVAMWLKQQGFANPLSMAGGIDVWAQEIDPQLPRY is encoded by the coding sequence ATGGAAGTCACGTGCTCAACTGTCAAAGCGAAGCTCGACGCGGGCGAAGAATTCGTGTTCATTGATTGCCGCGAACAGGACGAATACGACACGGTGAAGATCGAAGGAGCGACGCTGCTGCCGATGAGTCAGATTCAGGAGCGAGTGACCGAACTGACTCAGCACAAAGACAGCGATATCATCATCCACTGCCACCACGGCGGACGCAGCCTGCAGGTCGCGATGTGGCTGAAGCAGCAGGGCTTTGCCAACCCGCTAAGCATGGCCGGCGGCATCGATGTCTGGGCGCAGGAAATCGATCCGCAGCTGCCGAGGTATTAA
- a CDS encoding HD domain-containing protein, whose protein sequence is MPRDFTTESLSHDPIHGYIPFISRAGLPADEAAEQDLIDHPWVQRMRQIHQLQTAWWVFPSAEHMRFQHVLGVMHLGSVVVTAWYETLSDVCRNVPSRGYVESLVRIAGLLHDVGHGPFGHFFDDHYLDQFGLTHEDMGGHIIEHELGDIIRRIRRNPNGKIQPLEELDPKQVAWLIRRPSGKPEDETGHPDWLRKLRSLFSGIYTVDNMDFVLRDAYMSGYNTKAFDISRLVHYSFFTKDGLTIHARGLPTLINFIETRANLFRSIYFHRTVRGIDIALEDYFAATMKRLFPGNPLEHLAEYQQLTETSFLVDVIRWADSDDPELRELGLHWKAIINRDEMWRMASERTMHFHTGQAESTTIFSEPDLVERRVRDYLPDNLKQIPLRVDVAKHYHRPSARKPSGKQNFWYDPASGQAFELDDDELFRSLPTSFIVFRIYSRDHGFDKQISEALHKVAGGAGGDTKTNM, encoded by the coding sequence ATGCCTCGAGACTTCACCACCGAAAGTCTGTCACACGATCCCATTCATGGTTATATCCCGTTCATTTCCCGTGCCGGGCTGCCCGCTGACGAAGCCGCTGAACAGGATCTAATCGATCATCCGTGGGTGCAGCGGATGAGGCAGATACATCAGTTGCAGACGGCTTGGTGGGTGTTTCCGTCGGCCGAACACATGCGGTTTCAGCACGTGCTGGGAGTTATGCATCTGGGCAGCGTGGTCGTCACAGCATGGTACGAAACACTGTCTGACGTGTGCCGCAACGTGCCTTCGCGAGGCTACGTCGAAAGTCTGGTGCGGATCGCCGGGCTGCTGCATGACGTCGGCCACGGGCCTTTCGGTCACTTTTTCGACGACCATTACCTCGACCAATTCGGCCTGACTCACGAAGACATGGGCGGCCATATCATCGAACACGAACTAGGCGACATCATTCGCCGAATTCGTCGCAATCCCAACGGCAAAATTCAGCCGCTGGAGGAACTCGATCCCAAACAAGTGGCCTGGCTGATTCGCCGGCCCAGCGGAAAGCCCGAAGACGAAACCGGACATCCTGACTGGCTCCGCAAACTGCGCTCTTTGTTCAGCGGTATTTACACAGTCGACAACATGGACTTCGTTCTGCGCGACGCGTACATGTCCGGCTACAACACAAAAGCGTTCGATATTTCTCGGCTGGTTCACTACAGCTTCTTCACTAAAGACGGCCTCACGATCCATGCTCGCGGACTTCCGACGCTGATCAACTTTATCGAAACGCGAGCGAATCTGTTTCGATCGATCTATTTTCATCGTACCGTGCGAGGGATCGATATCGCGTTGGAAGACTACTTCGCCGCGACTATGAAGCGTCTGTTTCCCGGCAACCCGCTGGAACATCTCGCTGAGTATCAACAGCTTACCGAAACTTCGTTTCTGGTTGACGTGATCCGCTGGGCAGACAGCGATGATCCCGAGTTGCGCGAACTTGGCCTTCATTGGAAGGCGATCATCAATCGCGATGAAATGTGGCGGATGGCATCTGAACGCACCATGCACTTTCATACGGGCCAGGCCGAAAGCACAACCATCTTTTCGGAACCCGATCTTGTCGAACGGCGAGTGCGTGATTATCTGCCCGACAACCTGAAGCAGATTCCGCTGCGAGTCGACGTGGCCAAGCATTACCACCGTCCAAGTGCGAGGAAGCCATCCGGCAAGCAGAATTTCTGGTATGACCCCGCCAGCGGTCAGGCATTCGAACTGGACGACGACGAACTGTTTCGTAGTCTGCCCACGAGTTTCATCGTCTTCCGTATTTACAGCCGGGACCATGGCTTCGACAAACAAATTAGCGAAGCATTGCACAAAGTTGCCGGCGGCGCAGGTGGCGACACGAAAACCAACATGTAG
- a CDS encoding TlpA family protein disulfide reductase, translating into MIDLYDRTSANCRWLLVVILVLAALPAFVSAQEDGDAEAKVAAQEPPTFEVPEGTADELFEFINKVKSTPPTERSQEAAVAHLKRQVAAVLKACDQIMAGKPDEQAELKVVMERFSAFSTLAQVDEDAGKKLEQLVAKYGTDKRPAVQQFVGGLKLQQKRSEFFKLSDADQKKFVDELFSFIDKYELDQTTMQLAAGLAQDLENSTRTDLSAVVYERLADQLKKLNNPSIQPHIDRMYATVRRLRLPGKFMEIDGTTAEGDKFDWSAYRGKVVLVDFWASWCGPCRAEIPNMKDQLEKYGDKGFAVLGINLDNTVEEYQAYVDKEELTWTNLMSPNEDERGWDNPLAVHYGISGIPTAILVDQEGKVVSMDARGPVLNGLLQKMLGAVDEEAGAQ; encoded by the coding sequence ATGATTGATCTTTACGATAGAACTTCCGCCAACTGCCGTTGGCTTTTGGTCGTGATATTGGTGCTGGCCGCGCTGCCAGCCTTTGTGTCGGCTCAGGAAGACGGGGATGCCGAAGCCAAGGTCGCTGCGCAGGAACCACCAACGTTCGAAGTGCCCGAGGGGACGGCAGACGAGCTTTTTGAATTCATCAACAAGGTGAAGTCAACACCGCCGACCGAACGTAGTCAGGAAGCGGCTGTGGCTCATCTAAAGCGACAGGTTGCCGCTGTGTTAAAGGCGTGCGACCAAATTATGGCTGGCAAGCCGGACGAACAGGCTGAGCTAAAAGTCGTCATGGAACGTTTCTCCGCGTTCTCCACACTCGCTCAGGTTGATGAAGACGCGGGTAAGAAACTGGAGCAACTGGTCGCAAAGTACGGCACGGACAAACGGCCAGCTGTACAGCAGTTTGTGGGCGGTCTGAAGTTGCAGCAAAAGAGAAGTGAGTTCTTCAAACTGTCAGACGCAGATCAGAAGAAATTTGTCGACGAACTGTTCAGCTTTATCGATAAATATGAACTCGATCAAACAACCATGCAGCTGGCCGCCGGGCTTGCTCAGGACCTTGAAAATTCCACACGAACGGATCTGAGTGCGGTCGTTTACGAACGACTGGCGGATCAACTGAAGAAGCTGAACAACCCATCCATTCAGCCTCATATCGATCGGATGTACGCGACGGTGCGCCGCTTGCGACTTCCCGGGAAATTCATGGAGATCGACGGGACGACGGCTGAAGGTGATAAGTTCGATTGGTCTGCCTATCGCGGCAAGGTGGTATTGGTTGACTTCTGGGCCAGCTGGTGTGGGCCGTGTCGGGCAGAAATTCCTAACATGAAGGATCAGCTGGAAAAGTATGGCGACAAGGGCTTTGCTGTGTTGGGTATCAACCTGGACAACACTGTTGAGGAATACCAGGCTTATGTCGACAAAGAAGAGCTGACATGGACGAACCTGATGAGCCCCAACGAAGACGAACGCGGGTGGGACAATCCGCTGGCCGTGCACTACGGCATCAGCGGCATCCCGACGGCAATTCTTGTAGATCAGGAAGGCAAGGTCGTGTCCATGGATGCTCGGGGCCCGGTGTTAAACGGGCTGCTGCAGAAAATGCTGGGGGCAGTAGACGAAGAAGCTGGCGCCCAGTAA
- a CDS encoding SRPBCC family protein translates to MLSRASIEIDRRIDEVFEYTNHNVPEWSLTVVSDEVIEQTPDEVGTRFVCVTENAGQKMEFQGVVTHYEPPKFSAVELVGDQFDIEARYAFEDLGGRTRVTQVSAVKPKSIGLKIIFNWFGWLLKKSSCNAAMKEMESLKRHLEGTSQR, encoded by the coding sequence ATGCTTTCTCGTGCCAGCATCGAAATTGACCGCCGGATTGACGAAGTATTCGAATACACGAATCACAACGTCCCGGAATGGAGCCTGACGGTGGTTTCTGATGAAGTCATTGAGCAAACCCCCGACGAAGTTGGCACAAGGTTCGTATGCGTCACCGAAAATGCAGGGCAGAAAATGGAGTTTCAGGGCGTGGTGACTCACTACGAACCGCCGAAATTCTCAGCCGTGGAGCTGGTCGGTGATCAGTTCGACATTGAGGCTCGTTACGCGTTCGAAGATCTCGGCGGCCGCACGCGTGTCACTCAGGTGTCCGCGGTGAAGCCCAAGAGCATTGGCTTGAAGATCATCTTCAACTGGTTCGGCTGGCTGCTGAAAAAGAGTAGTTGCAATGCAGCGATGAAGGAAATGGAGAGCCTGAAACGGCATCTCGAAGGTACCAGTCAACGGTAG